In Candidatus Omnitrophota bacterium, the genomic stretch GGCCGAGGAAGTAGCGCCTGCGGTGAAAGTCGACTCGGGCGATACGGCGTGGCTCCTTATGTCAGCTGCGCTGGTATTATTGATGACACCTGCCCTGGCATTTTTCTACGGCGGCCTCGTGCGAAGGAAGAATGTGCTTTCGATCCTGATGCAGTGTTTTATGGTGATGTGCCTGATAACAATCCAGTGGGTACTTTTTGGCTATAGCCTCGCATTCGGTCCGGATGTCAAAGGCGTCATCGGGAGCCTGGCGTGGTTCGGGTTAAAAGGCGTGGGCCTCGACCCCAATCCGGCGTATGCCGCCACGGTCCCCCACCAGGCGTTCATGATATTCCAGGGTATGTTCGCTATCATCACACCTGCCTTGATATTGGGCGCGTTCGCCGAGAGGATGAAGTTCTCGACGTTCTGCGTATTTGCGCTTGTATGGGCGACTCTTGTATATGATCCGGTCTGCCATTGGATCTGGGGTGTCGGCGGTTTCCTGAGGGCCGACGGGGCGCTTGATTTCGCGGGAGGCACGGTCGTCCACATCAATGCCGGCGTCGCAGCCCTGGCGAGCGCCCTGGTATTGGGAAAACGCAAAGGATACCCGGACAAGATATCGCCTCCGCATAACCTTCCGTTCGCGGTATTGGGCGCGGGGTTATTGTGGTTCGGGTGGTTCGGGTTCAACTCAGGCAGTGCCTTAGGCTCGGGCAGCCTGGCGACTAGCGCTTTCGTGGTTACCCACATAGGAGCCGCCTCGGCCGGACTTACGTGGGCGCTTCTGGATTGGATATTCAGTTCCCGTTCGACGGTATTGGGTATTATTACCGGCGCCGTCGCCGGACTTGTCGCGATAACCCCGGCTTCGGGTTTTGTGAACCCGGTCGGAGCGATATGGATAGGCATCGGCGTATCGGTCTTTTGCTATATGGCCGTCGCATTACTCAAGGTGAAATTCGGTTACGACGATTCCCTTGACGCTTTCGGTGTCCACGGGATCGGCGGCATGTGGGGAGCCCTGGCGACAGGCCTCTGGGCAACGAAGGCCGTAAACGCGTCCGGGAATAACGGGTTCTTCTACGGGAACCCGGCGCAATTCTTGATACAGTTCAAGGCTGTTATTATTACCGCGGTCTATTCGTTCGTCATGACCTTTGTGATACTTAAGGCGCTTAACGCGGTGATGGGCGTGCGCGCCTCCGAGCAGGATGAGCGCATCGGCCTGGACCTCACACAACATCGCGAAGCCGGATATACGGTATTGGACTAACAGGGAGAATGAAAATGAAATATATTATCGCGATAATCCAGCCTGACAGGCTCGATGAGGTACTGGCAAAGTTGGAAGAAAAAGAGATACACCTGGTCACCGTGACCGGAGTTATGGGCCGCGGCCGCCAAAAAGGCATCTCCGAGGTCTACAGGAGCCATAAGGAGGCGGGAAGCCTGCTTAAAAAGGTCAAGCTCGAGATAGCCGTAAACGACGATTTCGTCAAGCCCGCGGTGGAAGCGATAAAGTCCGGCGCCCACACCGGCCACATCGGGGACGGGAAGATATTTATTCTCGATTTGCCGGAATGTATTCGGATACGTACAGGCGAGAAAGGAAATCCCGCAATCGGATAGGTTTAAGCGGGTGACTGCCGACGGAGCCCTTGGCCCTGTTGCCCGAAGCAACAGGGACGAGGTGCTCGGCAGGCAGGACCCGCCCTAGCGAACCGATTGTTCGGGAGAGATTAAGATTTAACATTTGCGTAATATGGATTTAACATTCATTTTGTATACTTTTGGCATAAAAATAAGGGAGGTAAGCCAGCATGAAAGGGAAAGCAGTAAAGAAGGAGATAGTGGAAGTGAAGACGAAGAATCCGCTCGCGAACGGCTCGTTTGACGACAAGGCCGCGCGAGATGTGATGAAACTCATCAAAGACAAGAAGATCGATATTATCGACCTGAAGTTCAACGACCTGCCGGGGCTGTGGCAGCATTTCTCGATACCGGCATCCGAACTGCTCGAGATGGACGATATTACCCGTTCCATCTGGGTCGACGGCATCGGGTTTGACGGTTCTTCGATCCGCGGTTTCCAGAAGATACAGGAATCGGACATGATCATGATACCGGACCCGGCTACGGCGGTCATAGACCCGGTATGCGAAGTCCCGACCTTAAGCATCATCTGCGACATCTATGACCCGTTGACGCGCAAACCGTACAGCCGCGATCCACGTTATATCGCGAAGAAGGCGGAGAAATATTTGAAGGAGACCGGCATTGCCGATTCCGTATATTTCGGGCCCGAAGCCGAATTCTTCATCTTTAACGATATCCGCTTCGACCAGAACGAGAATTCGGGCTACTATTTCATCGACTCGGTCGAGGGCGACTGGAACACCGGCAAGAAAGAAGACCCGAACCTTGGGTACAAGATACGCTACAAGGAAGGGTATTTCCCTGTCCCGCCGCACGATTCGCTCCAGGACTTAAGGAGCCGCATAATCCTCAAGATGAAGGAAGCGGGAGTGAACATTGAAGTCCATCATCATGAAGTCGCCACAGCCGGCCAGTGTGAGATCGACATAAAGTTCGACAAGCTGACCAAAATGGCCGACAGCCTATTGATGTACAAATACATCATAAAGAACATGGCAAAAAAAGCCGGTATGGTCGCGACGTTCATGCCGAAACCGCTCTTCGCGGATAACGGCTCAGGCATGCATTGCCACCAGAGCCTTTGGAAGAACGGCACGAACCTTTTCTTTGACAAGAACGGCTACGCGCTCTTAAGCCAGACCGCCAAATATTATATCGGCGGACTTTTAAAGCACGCGAACAGCCTCATGGCCTTCTGCGCACCGACGACAAACTCGTACAAGAGGCTCGTCCCGGGCTACGAAGCGCCTGTCAACCTCGTCTATTCTGCGCGCAACCGTTCGGCAGCTGTCCGCATCCCGATGTACAGCGACAGCCCGAAATCCAAGAGGATCGAGTTCAGGCCTCCTGACCCGTCATGCAACGGCTACATCGCCTTCAGCGCAATGCTCATGGCCGGGTTGGACGGTATCATCAACAAGATAGACCCGGGCAAGCCGAACGACAAGGACCTCTTCGAATTAAGCGAAGAGGAAATGGCTAAAATACCCACGGTCCCGTCGTCTTTGCGCAGGGCTATCGACGCTTTGGAAGCGGACCACGAGTACCTGCTTAGAGGCGGGGTATTCACCAAGGATGTCATAGACATTTGGCTTGAATACAAGAGGAAGAAAGAGATAGATGCCGTGAGAATGCGTCCGCATCCTTACGAGTTCTACCTGTATTTCGATATTTAAGTTTATAGTAGAGGGGATCCTCTACCAGTTATTCGAGAGGCGGTTT encodes the following:
- a CDS encoding ammonium transporter, which translates into the protein MVKIMKSLPFWFFAAFLFFTVIATVVAAEEVAPAVKVDSGDTAWLLMSAALVLLMTPALAFFYGGLVRRKNVLSILMQCFMVMCLITIQWVLFGYSLAFGPDVKGVIGSLAWFGLKGVGLDPNPAYAATVPHQAFMIFQGMFAIITPALILGAFAERMKFSTFCVFALVWATLVYDPVCHWIWGVGGFLRADGALDFAGGTVVHINAGVAALASALVLGKRKGYPDKISPPHNLPFAVLGAGLLWFGWFGFNSGSALGSGSLATSAFVVTHIGAASAGLTWALLDWIFSSRSTVLGIITGAVAGLVAITPASGFVNPVGAIWIGIGVSVFCYMAVALLKVKFGYDDSLDAFGVHGIGGMWGALATGLWATKAVNASGNNGFFYGNPAQFLIQFKAVIITAVYSFVMTFVILKALNAVMGVRASEQDERIGLDLTQHREAGYTVLD
- the glnA gene encoding type I glutamate--ammonia ligase; this encodes MKLIKDKKIDIIDLKFNDLPGLWQHFSIPASELLEMDDITRSIWVDGIGFDGSSIRGFQKIQESDMIMIPDPATAVIDPVCEVPTLSIICDIYDPLTRKPYSRDPRYIAKKAEKYLKETGIADSVYFGPEAEFFIFNDIRFDQNENSGYYFIDSVEGDWNTGKKEDPNLGYKIRYKEGYFPVPPHDSLQDLRSRIILKMKEAGVNIEVHHHEVATAGQCEIDIKFDKLTKMADSLLMYKYIIKNMAKKAGMVATFMPKPLFADNGSGMHCHQSLWKNGTNLFFDKNGYALLSQTAKYYIGGLLKHANSLMAFCAPTTNSYKRLVPGYEAPVNLVYSARNRSAAVRIPMYSDSPKSKRIEFRPPDPSCNGYIAFSAMLMAGLDGIINKIDPGKPNDKDLFELSEEEMAKIPTVPSSLRRAIDALEADHEYLLRGGVFTKDVIDIWLEYKRKKEIDAVRMRPHPYEFYLYFDI
- a CDS encoding P-II family nitrogen regulator, coding for MKYIIAIIQPDRLDEVLAKLEEKEIHLVTVTGVMGRGRQKGISEVYRSHKEAGSLLKKVKLEIAVNDDFVKPAVEAIKSGAHTGHIGDGKIFILDLPECIRIRTGEKGNPAIG